One Bradyrhizobium zhanjiangense DNA segment encodes these proteins:
- a CDS encoding phosphorylase, producing MTLGTGDYFTAGNAIDPRPILIVTGLVQEARIAAGPGMAVICSSSSPTQLRALLTVVDPETIRGVISFGVAGGLDPTLRSGDVVLATEVLSGDTRWAAGLSLGDDLIERLTSGRRRVVRGSLAGAEQVVTGRSCKAALHSETGAAAVDMESHIAAAYAAEAGLPFAAVRVISDPAHRALPALARAAIKPNGQIDLAAVLRGIVRNPATLHALVSTGLDFNRALRSLRGCRDYLIGTELVGSEALVSEAA from the coding sequence GTGACTTTGGGGACGGGGGACTATTTTACCGCGGGTAATGCCATCGACCCGCGGCCGATACTGATCGTGACTGGACTGGTTCAGGAGGCCCGCATTGCAGCCGGGCCGGGAATGGCGGTCATCTGTTCATCCAGCAGCCCGACCCAGTTGCGGGCGTTGCTGACGGTGGTAGATCCCGAGACGATTCGCGGCGTGATCTCCTTCGGTGTGGCCGGCGGGCTCGACCCGACGCTGCGCTCCGGCGACGTCGTGCTGGCAACCGAAGTGCTGTCCGGCGACACCCGCTGGGCCGCCGGGCTGTCGCTCGGCGACGATCTCATCGAACGCCTGACCTCGGGACGCCGCCGCGTGGTGCGCGGCAGCCTCGCCGGTGCCGAGCAAGTGGTCACCGGGCGCTCCTGCAAGGCGGCGCTGCATTCGGAGACCGGAGCTGCGGCCGTCGACATGGAAAGCCATATCGCGGCCGCCTATGCCGCCGAGGCCGGACTGCCCTTTGCCGCGGTCCGCGTCATCAGCGACCCCGCCCACCGTGCGCTGCCGGCACTCGCTCGCGCCGCGATCAAGCCGAACGGCCAGATCGACCTTGCGGCCGTGCTGCGCGGCATCGTGCGCAACCCGGCGACGCTGCATGCGCTGGTCTCGACCGGCCTCGACTTCAACCGCGCGCTGCGCTCGCTTCGCGGCTGCCGCGACTACCTGATCGGCACCGAGCTGGTCGGCAGCGAGGCCCTGGTCTCCGAGGCGGCCTGA